A single genomic interval of Thermogemmata fonticola harbors:
- a CDS encoding DUF3099 domain-containing protein, which translates to DVSEVVVVETRVGKSGYPIPVRWTLQNDAGVVTSEYDLRDEGVEPLEREFTLSAFGLPEPVGVEWERPVRWYLWLMLAGMVCLVAGGVFYWLSRRRAGGTN; encoded by the coding sequence AGGATGTATCGGAGGTGGTGGTAGTGGAGACGCGAGTGGGGAAGTCTGGGTATCCGATTCCGGTGCGTTGGACGCTACAGAACGATGCTGGGGTAGTCACGAGCGAGTATGATTTGCGTGATGAAGGGGTGGAGCCGTTGGAGAGGGAGTTTACGTTGTCGGCGTTTGGATTGCCGGAGCCGGTGGGTGTGGAGTGGGAGCGTCCGGTGCGGTGGTATTTGTGGCTGATGCTGGCGGGGATGGTGTGTTTGGTAGCCGGCGGAGTATTTTATTGGCTGAGCCGCCGCCGAGCCGGAGGGACGAACTGA